A segment of the Epinephelus fuscoguttatus linkage group LG23, E.fuscoguttatus.final_Chr_v1 genome:
TTTTGAAATGCAATAAGTCACAGGGAAATGTACAAGTATAAACAATGAATATTAAGTAACTTACAGGGTGAAACCATGATGCAGTTTAACACTGTTCCTCCACAGGGAGAAAGTTCTGGGTGTGAACATAGTTAACTcacaggttaggttaactggcaGTTAGATTAGTTTAGATTAGAtttgggggcggcagtagctcagtccatagggacttgggttgggaaccggagggtcgtcTGTTCAAGtcccaaaatatggagcgtggactggtagctggagaggtgccagttcatctcctgggcactgccaaggtgcccctgagcaaggcaccgaaccccccaaccatTCGGAGCgtctgtcatgggcagcccactctgacatctctccacttagtacatgtataggtccagtttgtgcatgtgtgtgatcggacctgtgtgtaattgacaaacagagtgaaaatttggatttcccctcggggataaataaagtatattaaaaaaaaaaaatcacttatttGGCTCGTCTACATTGACTGTAGGTGTTGGTGTGAATAGttaaacagattttaaaaaaattatggAAGTGGACACATTAGAGGAGTGGAGGATGCCTCCTCAAGTCTTTTATGCTACAGTTAGTTTCACCTCCAAGAATGGGTGAAGTTCATCATgtatttttggtgttttaatTGGGTTCATTCACAGGAACAGTAATGACCTTTATATGTCTCTGTTCTCAACTGAACAGCACATAAAAtagcagaaatggaaaatagctatcattttttatttctttgttctCAATGAAAACAGCATACACACCATCAGCCAGACTGAGTGCTGACAAGAGAGATAttccagcagggggcagtgtgACGCTGACCTGCTCTATgagcccatcatcatcatctggttGGACATACTTCTGGTACAGAGGAGAGAAAACCTCTGAACTCCTGACCGCACAAGATTATATCTTCCTCTCAGATGGACATATCCGTGTCTCACAGGGAGGACTCTACTggtgcagaggaggaagaggggaccCTGTTTACTACACAGAGTACAGTGATTCAATCGTTATCAACAAAATACGTGAGTTTGATATTTGTTTAAAACAGTTAAAGACATTGGGTCTTATCTTACACCAGGTGCAAAGCAGGGCACAGTGCAAATGTCACTGCTAGTTTCAGACCAACACagatgtcattttcacagccagtTACAACGTTGTATAAGTTGTGCccatctgtatgtgtgtaggTGTTAAAATAAGGTGTGAGGCCTGGCATGTTGTTATTTTAAGGCAGCAGAAAGCGATTGTGTCATTAACCAACAAACAGctggtctaaagtcagaatGACGCTGTATTTTCATGCTATTTAAAGTGCACATTAATCAGATAGTAAGATGAGCCTACATAGATGGGTTCACAACCTGCCTACACTggttgatacacacacacaggaacaagtTGATGGGTTTTGGGTCAGTGAATAATACAACATGGATGAGTTACATATTGTAGTGAGTGACGTTGCTAGGAACTCGGTGCTTTGCTCAGGAAGAGTGTGTTGGCACTGAGGGTGATGAGCCAAGTGATTGCAGCTGTGAGTGTGGCAGGTAAAAGTgaaaagagggggagagaggggtggCAGTTGTCTCTGGGGAGCGGAGCTTGGTGAGCGTTACCGGGCTGAAGCCCAGCCAAACAGTGGTTATTGTGCACTCGATCTCGGGGGGAGGGTGCCGTTCGCACGCTGTTTAGGGCTGCCGGCGGCGAAGATAGTCAGCGGGGAGCAGGGAGAGGTTCCTGAATCCGACAGGGACACGGGGAGGATAGTGGGGAACATAGGAGTGCTTCTGTCCGCTCTCCATCCGTGTGTAGAGGCTCTCCTGTAGTCTGTGGAGTCGCCGGTTCCCCCACCAGTTACTGCCAGTGGCCGTCCCGCGCCAAAGCTCGGACCCTGGGGGAGGGTCTCAAACCCTGGGAGAGATAAGTAGCTTTTTAACCatcatttgtctgtgtgttagtgttttcttgtgtgttttgttgttagtGGTTTTAACCAGAGCAGCATTTCACTCTTAGGGAGAGCCGAGTGTGCCACAGGTGCCTTAGGGGGCCCATAGCCCACAGTGTGATTTGATGTGTTTTGTAGTGCAATATGGTGACGTGCCCTGCGGGGGTTTATCCttagtgtgagttgcagtgTGTTTACTGAGTTGcagtacagtgacagttttgcaGTGCCTTATGGGGGTCGTTGGCTTGTGCCCTTACACGTGCATGTTACTAGTCCAAAGGTGGTTCTGAGGAGAAGCCTAGGGTTCATTCAGGATCTCATCTGCTAGTGGAGCTGTTCCTTACGTGAATTTAATGCTATGAAATAAAgattgactgtttttttttgacTTACCTTCATGGTTCCTTCCTTCTGTCTGTGCACTTTACACTCTCATGCAGGTGCCTACTTCTTGTATCAAAAAAGGTTTATTGCAATATTAATgacattctctaaaatgtgagCATAGCAGAGAGCAGTGCAGAGCTGTTGTCTGACTCCCCTTTAAGAGAGATGCTGTGTGTATTTACACACAACAAGCAGCTTAAGTTCTTTGAATATAAGAAACTAAAAGTTTAGTATTGTTTCCTCTGTTAAGTTTATAACTATAGTTTTGAGTTgtgctgcttaaatgtcccacagtatttgctgcagtgacatcactgctctgACTGTattactctcagcagaaacCAGCTCACTTCTCCAATTCACCAAATCTGCCATGTAAATAACATCACAGGGCcctgagcagcagctgctggtgtTACAGTGACACTACATGACACTTTACTGGCCTCTCAGTATTTTAGTATTTGCAAGATTACTGTTCTAGATGTTGAGTTGTATTTGTATGTTAGTATTATTTAGATTTTTGCttcaaaacagagcaaaatgcATTAACATAAGAACCAAAACAGTTGAATATCATCTGTGTAGTTTTTAATCCTGTTTGTATCCTAACTGTGTATTTTTGATGTGAACAGTTTCCAACAAAGCCACTGTGACCCTTCAACCCAACTGGCCTCAGATATTCAGAGGTGAGAAGATGACTCTGAGATGTGAGATCCAGGGAGGTGGAGACACTGGGAGGGCATATAAATGGAGCACACCCAGCGGATACACAATTCCAACAGGAAAAGATTATATTATCAGCAGTGCTGCTGAGTACCACAGTGGAAAATACAGCTGTATGGGTAGAAGAGACTCCTATTCCTCAACACAGtggagtgatgtcatcacattgacagTCTTGTGTAAGTATAACCATCAATAATTTACAGGGAAAAGTACAAGAATGAACAAAGAATATCAAGAAACTTACAGGGTGAAACCATGATGCAGTTTAACACTGTTCCTCCACAGGGAGAAGGTTCTGGGTGTGAACATAGTTAACTcacaggttaggttaactggcaGTTAGATTAGTTCAGATTTTTAACTTTAATTGGCTCGTCTTCATTGCCTGTAGGTGTTGGTGTGAGTGGTTATTTGCGTCGTGTTAGACCTGTGATAGACTGgtaacctgtccagggtgaacccttgCTCTTGCCTAGCTTGGATCAGCTCCAGCTCACTGTGACCCTGCAGAAGGATAAGTGGGTATAGGTGATGGATAAATAGATAGTATCCATTATACAGATGTCTTTgagaaaacaaataacaaagtGAAGGTGTTCAACTTGGCCCTTCATCACAActgttttgtgtgtataaaaacaGCTTAAAATGAATATTCATTCACTGTACGATATGGCACTTGAAATGGtactcaaaataaaaaaatcaatgactATTTTCTGTGGCCATGCTACAGTTAGTTTTTTCATCTCTAACAATGGGTGAAATTCAAtgagttcattcattttcattaaggTATATTAATTGGGTTCATTCACAGGAACAGTAATGACCTTTATGTCCCCATTCTAAACTGATCAGCTCACAAACAAATGCTACAGAATGTACAATAAGGACTAATTTCATTTCTTTGTTCTAaatgaaaacagcagacagaccaTCAGCTGAAGTGATGGCTTACAACAGAGACATTCCTGTAGGGGGCAGTGTGACCCTGACCTGCTCTGTGaacccatcatcatcatcatcatcatcgtctgGTTGGACATACTTCTGGTACAGAGGAGAGAAATCCTCTGAACCTCTGACCACACAAGATGATGTCTTCCTCTCAGATGGACAAATCAGTGTCTCACAGGGAGGACTCTACTggtgcagaggaggaagaggggaccCTGTTTACTACACAGAGAACAGTGATTCAATCCCAATCAACAAAATACGTGAGTTTGGTATTTGTCTAAAACAGTTAAAGACATTGGGTCTTATCTTACACCATGTGCAAAGCAGTACACAGCGCAAATGTCACTGCTAGTTTCAGACCAACacaaatgtcattttcacagccagtTACAACGTTGTATAAGTTGTGcccatctttgtgtgtgtgtaggtgttaaAATAAGGTGTGGTCAGGCTTGCAGCATAACAACGTAACTTCAACAACCATTTGAGAAActaaaagtttagttctgtGTCCTCTTTAAAGtttataactacagtttttagttttgcttcagtgacatcactgctcttACTGTATTACTCCTTAGCAGAAAACCGCCCCTCCAATTTGCCAAATCTGCTGTGTAAATAGCAATGCGCCAGACAGGCACACCTGGATTCTAAAGGAGATGGGAGATGCCTTACTTTATGCCCAGATTATACTCTGTTTAACTTGCAAAAGTGTAGCTGGATGTGTCCTAAATGTCCTTACCTCATGTACTTTAGACCATGTGCTTTAGATTGTTTAAATATGGTCCCATAGTGTTTGAATGTAGATTTAacgttttgtcatttttgtgtcctTGCTGGCAATTCTGGAATCCTGAACAGTCACAAACAGAGCTGTTGTGACTCTGCATCCCAACTGGCCTGAGATATACTCTGGAGAGATGATCACACTGACATGTGAAATTGAGAACAGAGGAGACAATGACTGGGAGTATGAGTGGATACCCAGCTCAAATACACTTCAGAAACAAAGTAAACACATGACTGGATCTGCTTCCTTATCACACAGTAGAGACTACTGGTGTAAGGGCAAAATGaaaggtgaaatgtcttcaacaAGGTGGAGTGATGTTTTCACATTGAGTGTATCTTCCAGTAAGTCACACGTCATCAGTCATCGTTTTTATTTAGCTGAAtctataaaaatattttaaatgtaattttggtaACTTTAATGATGGTGCATCCTCACATTTgtgttatatatttaaaaaaacataggaTACAAGCAGTTCATGTAATAGTTAATAAGTTCATGTCATAAAAGTTTTTTCCTGTGAAATCACTTTCCAACAGAACCTCAGcctgtcctcactgtgtctccatTATGGCTGAGTCCTGGAGCCTCAGTAACTCTGAACTGCAGTGTTGAACATCCATCTGCAGGATGGAGGTTCTTCTGGTATAAGGCTGTTCCCAAACTGTCAGACAGCTCCTACAGCTATGAGCTGATACCTGGCAGCATCAATGGGACTGAACAGGATTCCTACATTGTTGatggagagacacacacagcaggatatGTGTGCAGAGCTGGAAGAAGAGATCCAGTGTATTATACTTATTACAGTGAACCTAAGTTTGTCTGGTCTGGAGGTAGGTTTGTTTCTGTTGGTCCTTGTCTAAAGAAGCGTTATGTATTCACCTTAGTTCATCTTTTTGTTGTAACTTACATACAGTATCTTGAAAAGTAACACCTACGTTGACAACTAATTAACTGTGATGACCTTATGATTTTTCCTCTCTCACTTGCATCAAGCCAGACTTTATGCTTTCCATCTTACTGGGTGATTTTACTTATGGGCTCAGGTGAAATTACCTTGTTTCTTTCAGCCCTCACCTCCGTTTACTTTTGTAATTAATCTGATAGCATAAAAACACCAAAGAGTTTGGGATGAGATTTTTGCTGTAACTTTTACTTTGGATATTTAAGCTCATCTTAGATCTAGTGCGCATGCGCCCGCgcgtgcagcctgttgcagtcgctcctgctcgtttttctcagttttcttacttttttgctttattaagttTGGTATTTGTGCTTGCTTTTTGTGATTGTAATTTTGAAACTGCGCCCTCTCAAAACATGCTGATTGAGAGAGTTGTACTCGTTTTCCTCACCCGGAATTACTTATTTCATTCGGACCCGGCACCATTGCGCAACAACTTCATGGCCGCATTGTTTACTCCAGAGATCAGCTGATCGCGCTGAGGCCGGCCGGCTTGGCGGCCGGAACATCGGAGATACCAGctgaactgtggaggaaaacacacagaggatgcaggGGAGGAAGTAAACAGCGGCGGAATAAAAGCAGGGTTGAGACAACGGAGGCTTACGGAGAAGAGAAGATATAAGCcgtgtctcccctctctcatcaTGGGCAATGTGAGGTCACTGGCAAATAAGATGGACGAGCTGACAGCGGTCGCCAAAAGTCAGAAGGAGTACCGGGAATGTAGTCTGatgtgcttcactgagacatggcttcacCAGGACATTCCCGACAACAACGTCTCCATCAGCGGCTTTCAGACTGTTCGGGCTGACCGGGACTGCACCAAGAGCGGTAAGTGAAAAGGAGGGGGGCTTGCTGTTCTCGTAAATAACCGCTGGTGCAGTCCTGACCATATTTCTATTAAAGAATGAATCTATTGCccggacattgaactgtttgctgttggactcaggccgtattatttgcccagggagttttcacatgccattattgTGACTGTTTACATCCCCCCCCTCTGCCAACCCGACGTCGGCATGTGACGTCATTCACTCTGCCATAGTCCGCCTACAGACTTAACACCCGAGTGCCTTCATAGCTATCTCGGGTGACTtcaaccatgtcaccatggcaacaacattacccacatttacacagtatgtgagctgccctaccagagaggagaggacactggccttgctgtatgcaaacgcccaagatgcatacagctgctctcccctcccccttctgggtaggtcagaccacaacctggtgcacctcaacccctgctatgtaccactagtcaagagccagccagcgaccatgaggacagtgaggagatggtcggaggaggcttatgagacactgcagggctgttttggtgtgacagactggcaggcactctgtgagccacatggggaggacattgacgggctcacagaatgcatcatggactacatcagcttctgtgtggactccactgtcccagccaggactgtccattgttacccaaataacaaaccgtgggtaacaaaggacatcaaagccatcctaaatgcaaagaagagggccttcagagctggtaacagggaggaggtgagaacaatacagggggagctgaagatgaagataagggaggctaaggagaggtacaggaggaagctggagaggaaactccagcagaacagcatgagagaggtctggagtggaatgaggaccatcattggcttcaggaccaacaaccacagaggagctgaaggcagcgtggacagggccaatgaactgaatctgttttttaacagatttgacactgctggacctgccttttggaccccctccagttcgcctatcagccccgacttggagttgaggacgccatcatctaactgctcaaccgtgtctacaCCCATCTGGATaagccggcgagcactgtgagggtcatgttttttgacttctctagtgtgttcaacaccatacgtccagctctactgggtgacaagctgatagcaatgcaggtggatgcccccctggtgtcctggattgtagactacttgactggcagaccacagtatgtgcgcttgcaacgctgtgtgtcagacagagtggtcagcaatactggggccccgcaggggactgtcctctatcccttcctcttcaccctctacaccacggacttcagctatcgcactgagacctgccatcttcagaagttttctgatgactctgctatagttggatgtatcagcaagggtgatgaggatgagtacagggctgttgtggataactttgtcacgtggtgtgagcagaaccatctgcagctcagcgtggcaaagacaaaggaactggcggtggatctgaggaggaccaagacaccggtgacccctgtttccatccagggggtcagtgtggacattgtggagagctataagtacctgggggtacacattgacaataaactggactgggttaagaacactaacactctctacaggaagggccagagccgtctctattttctgaggcgactgaggtccttcaacatctgccggactatgctcaggattttctatgagtctgtggtggccagtgctatcctctatgctgttgtgtgctggggcagcaggctgagggtggtggacgccaacagactcaacaaactgatccgcaaggccagtgacgtcgtGGGAATGGaatgtgactctctgatggtggtgtcagagaggaggatgctgtcttacgaactatcttggacaatgtctcacacccactccaccatgtgctggtcaggcacaggagtactttcagtgggagactcataccaccaagatgtaccactgagcgccacaggaaatcattcctgcctgtggccatcaaactgtacaactcctccctctgagtggccctgtgactatttcacccactgcaataatttaatctaacttgtgcaataaccccattcaccctgagtgtatatattctgtttgtgtaaataatcttgttcagtttactatatatatatatatatatatatttaagtttatgtttgttaataattcctgtttatttaactctatatttgttaatactgttgtttaaatttcttatattttcacgtatctttcctctcttgcaaggagcacctgtaacataaacaatctcccctcggggatcaataaagtatttctgattctgattctgatcttATACTTACTATTTTTCTTACACAACAGGCAGGACATGTATAGTTGGGGAACTCGCAAATTCAGGCAAAGAAAAACCAAAAAAGTCAGTACGGTAAATGGACAgggtaaacagagagagacagataagaCAAAagagaatgcagcagcacattttATTATGAAATACTTGCTCCCTGTATCTTTGTAGAGTGGGAAACTGCCTATTTTTACCTGCCAGCTTTTAGACAGCAGCTGCTGTTGTAACTTAATTTTCTAGCGTTCAAAATATGTTCAAATGGTAATGTTTGAATTTATCcccaacaataaaaatacagcaAAGGAATATTTACATAATAAGATCTGAATCtttaaatcactgtgcatgGTTTGACCCCTTGTTACATGTTTTTCAGATGTTCATTCATCTGCGTCTCTCACAGTGAGTCCAGACAGAGTTCAACACTTCACCACTGACTCTGTCTCACTGAACTGTGAAGGAAACTCTACTGAGTGGAGAGTGAAGAAGTTAACTGAATCTGGCAACATATTATTCTGCCAAAACTGGGGGACAATGACTGGATCCACATGCAGCATAAAGCGTTACCAGCCCAGTAATGCAGTGTACTGGTGTGAGTCTGGATCAGGAGAGTTCAGCAACGCAGTCAACATCACTATATCAAGtatggttttctttttcttttttaagtaaTTTAAACATCCCATTCTGTTCTTCTTGCGTGGAGCTTTGAGGATGACTAATGACCTGCAGCTTTTACTAGTGATGGCTTTagtgatggatttctttattttctgaccccaccagatggcgctcttggtttaaaggtaaaggctgaaggacttgcaatgaagtgtgctttcaaacctttgttgaacagagtgccatctagtggcttcagaaagacagtggttcatgaggcctcatttggccatcactagcttTTACTATAGTCATTTGTCATGTACCTGTTTTCAGCACAAAATGATTTGTCAACAGATATTTGGTTAATAGTGTTGCTAATCAACATCAACAGGAAATGACtgagaaaaatatgaaatataaaaatgccaaaatacacTGTGGGGGGAGTTTTCATGTTAATGAATGACACCTGTTGTTTAACCTCATTCTTTGTTTTACAGCTAAATATATTATCCTGGTGAGCCCTGTCCGTCCTGTGACCGAGGGAGATTCTGTTAGTCTTAGCTGCAGAATAAGAAGCCAAACATTTGCTTCCAAGGTGTTTTTCTATCAAAATGACAAACTCATTCAAAATGACACCAGAAGGGAGCTAAATATCTCTGCAGTGTCAAAGTCAGATGAAGGCTTTTATAAGTGTGAATACTCACAAAAAGTGTCAGCACAGAGTTGGATGTCAGTTAAAGGTGAGTAGGATTGAAACATGTACTGCACTGACTCAACCTGTTGGATTTAGTTCTTTGTGACCTGAAGAAAGTCTGCATCAGTTGTTGTGCTAGTCTTGAGTTACTATGAATGGCTAAGTTCACACTGTATTCCGGCATGTTTCTTGTATATATAATGCTGTAAGTGTTGTAAATCAAAATGTGAATGACATTGACATTAAtgttgtgtgtgtacgtgcatgtgtgttgttTATACCACTGGATTGGTAAATGTATGTTTAGTCTTTACTTTGGTGTCATATGACATGACTCATCTTTATCAAAATGTATGTACATTCAGATGCTGTTATTTACATCTATTAACAGTTTTTTATTCATTACAGGAGTCTCCAGGCCTGAAAGCTCTTCATCTCCTGTACTGATGATTATTGGGCTGGTTTTTGGAATTGTACTTGTTATTCTTCTGCTCCTTTTGTATTGCTACAGACGGTCTAAAGGTGAGACCTTTATTACATGAGTTATGGTTTAATTGTTCAAATACACAGATGTATTCTAatccagcccagtcgccagaagaaaatgttggcattgtacatttttgccaACCTCAGATACattgcatttgtatgtttcacatGAATCAAATCAACATTTCCAAAGTGACTGTGGACTGTGTATGTGAGCTGGCTCTGTCAGTGGGAGGTGGAAGGAATGGTGGATGATGTGATACCTACTGTAggcgagatggctgccaagctgcagacctctGTCGGAGATGAACAAACAATGGTTGGTTATGGTTAAACATGGGTGTTGTTTTGGCAACCCAAGGccatgtttccagcagcttttgtgccaccgAACATGGGCAATTTCAGCCAAACCTGATTGTGTGCCTGAGCAAAACCACACATCAACCACAGCATTGTAAGATACGCaaagttttaatgtatctgctacataataatataCGATGTAATgtgtggttttcagaaacatacaatgccaacatattTTCTTGCCATTGGTTTGTCTGATCTCATGACAGAATGGCAGTATGGCAActtaaaatacaaaaccatCTAACagcaaatgtctttttttacagATTCATGCTTTATCAGGTTGGTACAACATTATCTTATTTTGATTATAACAGGAAATACATGCCATGCTCCTCTGTAAATTTATTATCTGCATGTTGTAGGCCAGTCCAGTCTGAGAGCACCAATCGGGGCTCTGCTCCAAGTCACATGGTCAACCAGAATGAGGCTCAACAGAATGAAgatccctctcctctctgtggtAAGGACACATCTTGATTTGACACACACGTTTtgaagaaacattttaaaaacatctcaGGTTGTTTAATTATGGCATCATGTAATTAAAATAGTACTAAATAGTAACTTGACTTCAACTTGATTTTCACTGCTCTGTAGGTGACGCTCGTCTCTATGAATCAATTAAAGGCTCTGAAGCTCCTCTCTATGAATCAGTTAAAGGCTCTGAAGCTCGTCTCTATGAATCAATTCAAGGCTCTGAAGCTCGTCTCTATGAATCAGTTAAAGGCTCTGAAGCTCGTCTCTATGAATCAATTCAAGGCTCTGAAGCTCCTCTCTATGAATCAATTCAAGGCTCTGAAGCTCTTCTCTATGAATCAATTCAAGGCTCTGAAGCTCGTCTCTATGAATCAATTAAAGGCTCTGAAGACGCTGATAAtggtacagtatatatatgtaaCATGCACTGCAAAAATGCCCTATCATATTTAGGTGAAAATATGTTCAATATGAGCTGTCTTTTGCTTAAAATTTGATTTTTCACTGGTAATATTTCTCTGAACAAGTCAGGATGTCCAACTACTAGAattatcaaaacaaaatcaaaatactcaaataagATTTGAATTAGAATTCTTGTTTCTAGATGATATAACATCACATACGATCCAATTGTTAATTAAGACAAGGCAAGTGAAACTTGTTGAATTAAGTCTTGACAGCCTTGTATAGTGAGCGCTAGATAATCCATTCTATACTCAGAGCAAGGCTGTTTCACACCATGCGCTGATTTTTAACTGAAAAAAATTGCATTGACATTTATAAAAACTGATCTCTGTAACAGTGTTTGGGGACAAAAAATATTCAGACAGATCTCAATTTCTGCCTAaattttactgtgaaaacatatgtttgaccaatgaaatccttTGTTCCAAATGATGTCATACCT
Coding sequences within it:
- the LOC125884293 gene encoding uncharacterized protein LOC125884293 isoform X2; the protein is MTLRCEIQGGGDTGWTYEWSTPNGYTRPAGKYYIISSATGYHSGEYRCMGRRDSYSSTQWSDVITLEVLSYTPSARLSADKRDIPAGGSVTLTCSMSPSSSSGWTYFWYRGEKTSELLTAQDYIFLSDGHIRVSQGGLYWCRGGRGDPVYYTEYSDSIVINKILSNKATVTLQPNWPQIFRGEKMTLRCEIQGGGDTGRAYKWSTPSGYTIPTGKDYIISSAAEYHSGKYSCMGRRDSYSSTQWSDVITLTVLSDRPSAEVMAYNRDIPVGGSVTLTCSVNPSSSSSSSSGWTYFWYRGEKSSEPLTTQDDVFLSDGQISVSQGGLYWCRGGRGDPVYYTENSDSIPINKILTNRAVVTLHPNWPEIYSGEMITLTCEIENRGDNDWEYEWIPSSNTLQKQSKHMTGSASLSHSRDYWCKGKMKGEMSSTRWSDVFTLSVSSKPQPVLTVSPLWLSPGASVTLNCSVEHPSAGWRFFWYKAVPKLSDSSYSYELIPGSINGTEQDSYIVDGETHTAGYVCRAGRRDPVYYTYYSEPKFVWSGDVHSSASLTVSPDRVQHFTTDSVSLNCEGNSTEWRVKKLTESGNILFCQNWGTMTGSTCSIKRYQPSNAVYWCESGSGEFSNAVNITISTKYIILVSPVRPVTEGDSVSLSCRIRSQTFASKVFFYQNDKLIQNDTRRELNISAVSKSDEGFYKCEYSQKVSAQSWMSVKGVSRPESSSSPVLMIIGLVFGIVLVILLLLLYCYRRSKDSCFIRPVQSESTNRGSAPSHMVNQNEAQQNEDPSPLCGDARLYESIKGSEAPLYESVKGSEARLYESIQGSEARLYESVKGSEARLYESIQGSEAPLYESIQGSEALLYESIQGSEARLYESIKGSEDADNDTAESQDATYSLIELKNFGRKGKRHEPEESCLYSDVNIGTPESAPGFPACPAFRDSSSPFQ
- the LOC125884293 gene encoding uncharacterized protein LOC125884293 isoform X3, encoding MTLRCEIQGGGDTGWTYEWSTPNGYTRPAGKYYIISSATGYHSGEYRCMGRRDSYSSTQWSDVITLEVLSYTPSARLSADKRDIPAGGSVTLTCSMSPSSSSGWTYFWYRGEKTSELLTAQDYIFLSDGHIRVSQGGLYWCRGGRGDPVYYTEYSDSIVINKILSNKATVTLQPNWPQIFRGEKMTLRCEIQGGGDTGRAYKWSTPSGYTIPTGKDYIISSAAEYHSGKYSCMGRRDSYSSTQWSDVITLTVLSDRPSAEVMAYNRDIPVGGSVTLTCSVNPSSSSSSSSGWTYFWYRGEKSSEPLTTQDDVFLSDGQISVSQGGLYWCRGGRGDPVYYTENSDSIPINKILTNRAVVTLHPNWPEIYSGEMITLTCEIENRGDNDWEYEWIPSSNTLQKQSKHMTGSASLSHSRDYWCKGKMKGEMSSTRWSDVFTLSVSSKPQPVLTVSPLWLSPGASVTLNCSVEHPSAGWRFFWYKAVPKLSDSSYSYELIPGSINGTEQDSYIVDGETHTAGYVCRAGRRDPVYYTYYSEPKFVWSGDVHSSASLTVSPDRVQHFTTDSVSLNCEGNSTEWRVKKLTESGNILFCQNWGTMTGSTCSIKRYQPSNAVYWCESGSGEFSNAVNITISTKYIILVSPVRPVTEGDSVSLSCRIRSQTFASKVFFYQNDKLIQNDTRRELNISAVSKSDEGFYKCEYSQKVSAQSWMSVKGVSRPESSSSPVLMIIGLVFGIVLVILLLLLYCYRRSKDSCFIRPVQSESTNRGSAPSHMVNQNEAQQNEDPSPLCGDARLYESIKGSEAPLYESVKGSEARLYESIQGSEARLYESVKGSEARLYESIQGSEAPLYESIQGSEALLYESIQGSEARLYESIKGSEDADNDTAESQDATYSLIELKNFGRKGKRHEPEESCLYSDVNIGTPGKSTASATDGTSL
- the LOC125884293 gene encoding Fc receptor-like protein 5 isoform X5, with the translated sequence MTLRCEIQGGGDTGWTYEWSTPNGYTRPAGKYYIISSATGYHSGEYRCMGRRDSYSSTQWSDVITLEVLSYTPSARLSADKRDIPAGGSVTLTCSMSPSSSSGWTYFWYRGEKTSELLTAQDYIFLSDGHIRVSQGGLYWCRGGRGDPVYYTEYSDSIVINKILSNKATVTLQPNWPQIFRGEKMTLRCEIQGGGDTGRAYKWSTPSGYTIPTGKDYIISSAAEYHSGKYSCMGRRDSYSSTQWSDVITLTVLSDRPSAEVMAYNRDIPVGGSVTLTCSVNPSSSSSSSSGWTYFWYRGEKSSEPLTTQDDVFLSDGQISVSQGGLYWCRGGRGDPVYYTENSDSIPINKILTNRAVVTLHPNWPEIYSGEMITLTCEIENRGDNDWEYEWIPSSNTLQKQSKHMTGSASLSHSRDYWCKGKMKGEMSSTRWSDVFTLSVSSKPQPVLTVSPLWLSPGASVTLNCSVEHPSAGWRFFWYKAVPKLSDSSYSYELIPGSINGTEQDSYIVDGETHTAGYVCRAGRRDPVYYTYYSEPKFVWSGDVHSSASLTVSPDRVQHFTTDSVSLNCEGNSTEWRVKKLTESGNILFCQNWGTMTGSTCSIKRYQPSNAVYWCESGSGEFSNAVNITISTKYIILVSPVRPVTEGDSVSLSCRIRSQTFASKVFFYQNDKLIQNDTRRELNISAVSKSDEGFYKCEYSQKVSAQSWMSVKGVSRPESSSSPVLMIIGLVFGIVLVILLLLLYCYRRSKDSCFIRPVQSESTNRGSAPSHMVNQNEAQQNEDPSPLCDTAESQDVNYSLIELKNTGKTGKHHEPEESCLYSDVNIGTAGKSTASATDGTSL